The following proteins are co-located in the Malus sylvestris chromosome 13, drMalSylv7.2, whole genome shotgun sequence genome:
- the LOC126595947 gene encoding uncharacterized protein LOC126595947, which produces MISMAEIQKKTSTPTPSPITTPTPSTSKPKHSLFLACFGFSRQKSRRRSMRSKSPPLIRKEANYTREDNLDDHTIDMKGEHSTSITSQRSCYLISWSSWRFRTKKSAARTVPIDTSGTTVTDKRERPSKVVKFSSLQTKSKSKSKSGNLVSNSEEVLPATTDGEPPGTPSREEAEPPLIVSDPQTPINHNPPQTNTINLESRKHLESPKDGTCQKRFCRKIDSLRTSTTIAGRKGPPSSQSQPDSPAGQEARTPTSRTRTVSHSVSFPARESQTQQGAPVTPSVAHNFSKQYSSWSWSTTVSNNPGSKNNNREKAKAKGESSTAANRKNLDPLIGMSIILVTLIIMLIWGRLCAILCTSAWFYLLPGLRSAAGATTTAADGSGYPHHNSSSNVNTPRAMDMNSEECKKKVVLEGFLERNHRNIIP; this is translated from the exons ATGATTTCCATGGCAGAAATCCAAAAGAAAACCAGTACTCCCACTCCTAGTCCTATAACCACTCCTACTCCGTCCACTTCCAAACCAAAACACAGTTTGTTTCTCGCTTGCTTCGGATTTTCCAGGCAAAAGAGTCGCAGACGGAGTATGAGATCAAAGTCGCCCCCCCTCATCCGAAAGGAAGCTAACTATACCAGAGAAGATAATCTCGATGACCATACGATTGATATGAAGGGTGAACATTCAACTAGTATTACTAGTCAACGCAGCTGTTATTTGATTTCTTGGTCAAGCTGGAGGTTTCGCACCAAGAAGTCCGCCGCCAGAACCGTCCCCATCGACACCTCCGGTACCACCGTCACCGACAAAAGGGAACGTCCGTCCAAGGTGGTCAAGTTTTCCAGCTTGCAGACCaagtcaaagtcaaagtcaaagtcTGGTAACCTCGTCTCTAACTCCGAAGAAGTACTTCCGGCCACCACCGATGGGGAGCCGCCAGGGACTCCAAGTCGGGAAGAGGCTGAGCCTCCTCTCATCGTCTCAGACCCGCAGACCCCTATTAACCATAACCCGCCACAG ACCAATACGATCAACCTCGAAAGTAGGAAACATTTGGAGTCCCCTAAGGATGGCACGTGTCAAAAGCGATTTTGCAGGAAGATTGATTCACTAAGAACAAGTACAACTATTGCAGGAAGAAAAGGACCACCTAGCAGCCAAAGCCAACCAGATTCACCGGCTGGACAGGAGGCCAGGACGCCCACGTCGCGTACTCGGACAGTGTCGCACTCCGTGTCTTTCCCCGCTCGCGAAAGCCAAACTCAACAGGGGGCGCCGGTGACTCCATCCGTGGCACACAATTTTAGTAAACAATATTCGTCGTGGTCGTGGTCGACTACCGTGTCCAACAACCCCGGATCGAAAAATAATAATAGGGAGAAGGCTAAGGCAAAGGGAGAGTCGAGTACCGCAGCCAATAGGAAGAATTTGGATCCACTGATTGGCATGTCTATTATTTTGGTGACGTTGATTATTATGTTAATATGGGGTCGTTTGTGTGCTATTCTTTGTACGTCCGCATGGTTTTACTTGCTCCCGGGCTTAAGATCAGCGGCGGGCGCCACCACTACTGCTGCCGATGGATCTGGATACCCTCACCATAATTCCAGTTCCAATGTTAATACCCCGCGGGCCATGGATATGAATTCCGAAGAATGCAAGAAGAAGGTCGTCTTAGAGGGATTTCTTGAGAGGAATCACcggaatataattccataa